One window from the genome of Synechococcus sp. PROS-7-1 encodes:
- a CDS encoding response regulator transcription factor → MAEEPSDQLLIVDDDPKLLQFLLEELSQDGLVCQGANCGAEALLLLRQQRFELVVLDWNLPDFNGIEICRRLRSSGDTTPVLMLTAHHDLDDRVQALDLGADDYITKPFELPELHARVRAQLRRNRYANPDASAETLTLGDLQLDLMSRKVQQGERELALSQREFDLLAFLVKHHGEVQARQHILDSVWGAPFVGDPNTLDVYMGYLRRKLEGPDRPRLLHTVRGVGFMARLAQP, encoded by the coding sequence ATGGCCGAGGAGCCCAGCGACCAACTGCTGATCGTCGACGACGACCCGAAGCTGTTGCAGTTTCTGCTCGAAGAACTCAGCCAAGACGGCCTCGTCTGCCAAGGGGCCAACTGCGGAGCCGAGGCTTTGCTGCTGCTGCGCCAACAGCGTTTTGAACTGGTGGTGCTCGATTGGAACCTGCCTGATTTCAACGGCATCGAAATCTGCAGGCGCCTACGCAGCAGCGGCGACACCACACCGGTGCTGATGCTCACGGCCCACCACGATCTGGATGATCGGGTCCAAGCCCTGGATCTGGGAGCCGATGACTACATCACCAAACCGTTCGAGCTGCCGGAACTGCACGCCAGGGTGCGCGCCCAGCTGCGGCGCAACCGCTACGCCAACCCAGATGCTTCCGCCGAAACGTTGACCCTCGGCGATCTGCAGCTGGACCTGATGAGCCGCAAAGTGCAGCAGGGCGAACGGGAGTTGGCCCTCTCCCAGCGGGAATTTGATCTGCTCGCCTTTCTGGTGAAGCACCACGGCGAAGTGCAGGCCCGCCAACACATCCTCGACAGCGTGTGGGGGGCGCCGTTTGTGGGTGACCCCAACACTCTGGATGTGTACATGGGCTATCTGCGCCGCAAGTTGGAAGGCCCCGATCGTCCCCGGCTGCTGCACACCGTGCGCGGGGTTGGCTTCATGGCGCGGCTGGCGCAACCTTGA
- a CDS encoding type IV pilin protein, which translates to MTTLNSRLQLAMLNRKKSRNLLEKGFTLVELMIVIVIVGVLSAVALPNFLSQTQKAKASECVQQLGAITKEGYALSQGTTIAQVKTELDAGSVTTANNADGECTYETSVTDDIFNALATGAPDKDLDGKTLAACVNTTTGKRDVQTAFDVAANCAAEEGDDG; encoded by the coding sequence ATGACCACTCTCAACAGCCGGCTACAGCTGGCCATGCTCAACCGCAAGAAATCACGCAATCTGCTCGAGAAGGGCTTCACCCTTGTGGAGCTGATGATCGTGATTGTGATTGTTGGCGTTCTGTCGGCAGTCGCGCTTCCAAACTTCCTCAGCCAAACACAGAAAGCGAAAGCCTCTGAGTGCGTGCAACAACTTGGGGCGATTACGAAAGAAGGATATGCGCTCTCACAAGGGACCACAATTGCACAAGTCAAGACGGAGCTCGACGCTGGATCCGTCACGACCGCGAATAATGCCGATGGGGAATGCACATACGAAACAAGCGTCACCGACGATATTTTCAATGCCCTAGCGACAGGTGCACCTGACAAAGATCTAGACGGAAAAACGCTTGCTGCGTGCGTGAACACGACGACTGGCAAACGCGATGTTCAAACAGCATTTGATGTTGCCGCTAACTGCGCAGCAGAAGAGGGGGATGATGGGTGA
- a CDS encoding type IV pilin protein, giving the protein MDSLNRPIQKTGFTLTELLIAVAILGIMGATALPNYLNQVNRSRQNEAASTIAQIQTTIASYADEFGVLPTSWAELNDTSAIMTDDGPATQDNFQAITLAGGYYDVAISNKDNRFTITATATSDDNSNLNIIACVNLTNGASGINQGTKAAKASAPDCG; this is encoded by the coding sequence ATGGATAGCCTAAATAGACCAATCCAAAAAACTGGATTCACTCTTACGGAGCTTCTCATTGCTGTTGCGATTCTTGGAATAATGGGAGCAACGGCGTTGCCGAACTACCTCAACCAAGTCAATCGATCTCGCCAGAACGAAGCAGCCTCAACAATCGCTCAAATCCAAACCACCATCGCATCCTATGCCGATGAATTTGGCGTATTACCAACAAGCTGGGCCGAGCTCAACGACACTAGCGCCATAATGACCGACGATGGACCAGCCACCCAAGACAACTTTCAAGCAATCACGCTGGCAGGAGGGTATTACGACGTTGCTATCAGCAACAAAGACAACCGGTTCACGATCACAGCAACAGCAACAAGTGATGACAACTCCAATCTCAATATCATTGCTTGTGTGAATCTCACCAACGGCGCCAGCGGCATCAACCAAGGCACAAAAGCTGCTAAAGCATCAGCCCCTGACTGCGGATAA
- a CDS encoding carboxypeptidase M32, whose protein sequence is MTRDVPSSAWTSLGDYLRETQLLGSIQSTLYWDQNTRMPSGGAAWRGEQLALLARQLHARQSCERYAALIGEARQAWQASPSATSAADRAAQARNLDLLEQELRRQQALDPDLVSAIAVAKSEGYECWQQAKAASAFGQFAPALKRMVALRQEQARQLVEPRSCWETLAQPFEPDLTLARLQELFAPLRQRLPELLGQLQGGPRPTSLSWDLEASTQQDLCDQLLKCWGRDESITCVAASPHPFSITLGPRDFRITTRVVAGQPLSCFLATAHEWGHSLYEQGLPPSSHQWFAWPLGQATSMAVHESQSLFWENRVARSQPFAEHWWPRFAAAGAPIANAMDLWRAMNPMAPGCNRVEADELSYGLHILIRTDLELALLEQGLEVEALPSEWNRRYGELLGVTPADDAEGCLQDVHWSEGLFGYFPSYLLGHLISAQISEAMETAIGAPEEHVRRDDLQPVLSWLREAVHPIGRALNAEQLVASVTGRPLSSDPFLRYLESKIERLVTSP, encoded by the coding sequence ATGACGCGCGACGTTCCTTCCTCGGCCTGGACTTCGCTGGGTGATTACCTCCGGGAAACCCAGCTGCTTGGGTCGATTCAGAGCACGCTCTACTGGGATCAGAACACACGCATGCCTAGTGGCGGTGCGGCCTGGCGCGGAGAACAGCTCGCTCTTCTGGCCCGTCAATTGCATGCGCGGCAAAGCTGTGAGCGTTACGCGGCCTTGATCGGGGAGGCTCGGCAGGCCTGGCAGGCGTCGCCATCAGCTACTTCTGCAGCAGACCGAGCAGCCCAGGCCAGAAATCTGGATCTGTTGGAGCAGGAGCTGCGCAGGCAGCAGGCCCTCGACCCCGATCTGGTGTCGGCGATTGCTGTGGCCAAGTCGGAGGGCTACGAGTGCTGGCAGCAGGCCAAGGCTGCCTCAGCGTTCGGCCAATTTGCCCCTGCCTTGAAGCGCATGGTGGCTCTCCGCCAGGAGCAGGCGCGCCAGCTGGTGGAACCCCGCTCCTGCTGGGAAACCCTGGCCCAGCCGTTTGAGCCCGACCTCACCCTGGCCCGGCTGCAGGAGCTGTTCGCACCGTTGCGCCAGCGCCTGCCTGAGCTGCTCGGCCAGCTGCAGGGCGGGCCTCGGCCCACCTCGTTGAGCTGGGATCTGGAGGCCTCCACCCAGCAGGATCTCTGTGATCAGTTGCTCAAGTGTTGGGGACGGGACGAATCAATCACCTGCGTGGCGGCTTCGCCCCATCCGTTTTCGATCACTCTGGGGCCACGGGACTTCCGGATCACAACCCGGGTGGTTGCCGGTCAGCCCCTCTCCTGCTTTTTGGCCACCGCTCATGAGTGGGGGCATTCCCTCTATGAACAGGGCCTTCCCCCCTCCAGCCACCAGTGGTTTGCCTGGCCCCTTGGCCAGGCCACCTCAATGGCGGTGCATGAAAGCCAGTCGTTGTTCTGGGAAAACCGGGTGGCTCGCAGCCAGCCGTTTGCTGAGCACTGGTGGCCACGTTTCGCCGCTGCGGGAGCGCCGATCGCGAACGCCATGGATCTCTGGCGCGCCATGAATCCGATGGCACCCGGCTGCAACCGGGTGGAAGCGGATGAGCTCAGCTATGGCCTGCATATCCTGATCCGCACGGATCTGGAACTGGCCTTGCTTGAGCAGGGGCTGGAGGTGGAAGCGCTTCCGAGCGAGTGGAACCGCCGTTACGGCGAACTGCTGGGGGTGACACCAGCGGACGACGCTGAAGGCTGCCTGCAGGATGTGCACTGGAGCGAGGGCTTGTTCGGCTATTTCCCGTCGTATCTGCTGGGCCATCTGATCAGTGCCCAGATCAGTGAGGCGATGGAGACGGCGATCGGGGCACCGGAAGAGCATGTGCGCCGGGATGATCTCCAGCCTGTGCTCAGCTGGCTGCGGGAGGCGGTGCATCCAATCGGCCGGGCGCTCAACGCCGAGCAGCTGGTGGCCAGCGTCACAGGACGCCCTCTCTCGAGTGATCCGTTTCTGCGCTATTTGGAATCCAAGATCGAGCGTCTGGTGACGTCGCCTTGA
- the lepA gene encoding translation elongation factor 4, protein MTDAPVSRIRNFCIIAHIDHGKSTLADRLLQDTGTVANRDMQEQFLDNMELERERGITIKLQAARMNYTAADGEEYVLNLIDTPGHVDFSYEVSRSLQACEGALLVVDASQGVEAQTLANVYLALENDLEIIPVLNKIDLPGADPERIKEEVEAIIGLDCSKAIPCSAKTGLGVPEILQAVVDRVPAPKDAVDEPTKALIFDSYYDPYRGVIVYFRVMSGRISCKDKVLLMASKKTYELDEIGIMAPDQKKVDELHAGEVGYLAASIKAVADARVGDTITLLNAPADEALPGYTEAKPMVFCGLFPTEADQYPDLREALNKLQLSDAALQFEPETSSAMGFGFRCGFLGLLHMEIVQERLEREYDLDLIVTAPSVIYKVNMIDGTEVMVDNPATLPDPQKRESIEEPYVKMEIYAPNEYNGALMGLCQERRGEYLDMKYITTDRVTLIYELPLAEVVTDFFDQMKTRTQGYASMEYHLIGYRKNELVRLDVLINGERADPLTTIVHRDKAYNVGKALVEKLKELIPRQQFKIPLQASIGSRIIASTSISAIRKDVLAKCYGGDISRKKKLLKKQAKGKKRMKAMGKVDVPQEAFMAVLKLNDGG, encoded by the coding sequence ATGACCGACGCCCCCGTCTCACGGATCCGCAATTTCTGCATCATTGCCCACATCGACCACGGCAAGTCGACCCTGGCCGATCGCTTGCTGCAGGACACGGGCACGGTGGCCAACCGGGACATGCAGGAGCAGTTTCTCGACAACATGGAGCTGGAGCGGGAGCGGGGGATCACGATCAAGCTTCAGGCGGCGCGGATGAATTACACGGCGGCCGATGGGGAGGAGTACGTGCTCAACCTGATCGACACCCCCGGCCACGTGGACTTCTCCTATGAGGTGAGCCGCAGCCTGCAGGCCTGTGAAGGCGCGCTGCTGGTGGTGGATGCAAGCCAGGGGGTGGAGGCTCAGACCCTGGCCAATGTGTATCTGGCGCTGGAGAACGACCTCGAGATCATTCCCGTGCTCAACAAGATCGATCTGCCGGGTGCCGACCCCGAGCGCATCAAGGAAGAGGTGGAGGCGATCATCGGGCTTGATTGCAGCAAGGCCATTCCCTGTTCGGCCAAAACAGGGTTGGGTGTGCCCGAGATTCTTCAGGCCGTGGTGGACCGGGTGCCGGCTCCCAAGGATGCGGTCGACGAGCCCACCAAAGCACTGATCTTTGATTCCTATTACGACCCCTACCGGGGGGTGATTGTGTATTTCCGGGTGATGAGCGGCCGGATCAGCTGCAAAGACAAGGTGTTGCTGATGGCCAGCAAGAAAACCTATGAGCTCGACGAAATCGGGATCATGGCGCCGGATCAAAAGAAGGTGGATGAGCTGCATGCCGGCGAGGTGGGGTACCTGGCGGCCTCGATCAAGGCCGTGGCCGATGCCCGCGTGGGCGACACGATCACCCTGCTCAATGCTCCGGCGGATGAGGCCTTACCCGGTTACACCGAGGCCAAGCCGATGGTGTTCTGTGGCCTGTTCCCCACCGAGGCCGACCAGTATCCGGATCTGCGCGAAGCGCTCAACAAGCTGCAGCTCTCCGATGCAGCTCTGCAGTTCGAACCGGAAACCAGCAGCGCGATGGGCTTTGGCTTCCGCTGCGGCTTCCTGGGCCTGCTGCATATGGAAATCGTGCAGGAGCGGCTGGAGCGGGAGTACGACCTCGATCTGATCGTCACCGCACCATCGGTGATCTACAAGGTGAACATGATCGATGGCACGGAAGTGATGGTGGACAACCCCGCCACCCTTCCCGATCCGCAGAAGCGTGAGTCGATTGAAGAGCCCTACGTGAAGATGGAGATCTATGCGCCGAATGAATACAACGGTGCGCTGATGGGCCTGTGCCAGGAACGACGCGGTGAGTATCTCGACATGAAATACATCACCACCGATCGGGTGACCTTGATCTATGAATTACCACTGGCGGAAGTGGTGACCGACTTCTTCGATCAGATGAAGACGCGCACCCAGGGCTATGCGTCGATGGAATACCACCTGATTGGTTACCGCAAAAATGAATTGGTGCGCCTGGATGTGCTGATCAATGGAGAGCGGGCTGATCCCCTCACCACGATCGTGCACAGGGATAAGGCCTACAACGTGGGCAAGGCCCTGGTGGAGAAACTGAAGGAACTGATTCCCCGCCAGCAGTTCAAGATTCCTTTGCAGGCCTCGATCGGCAGCCGCATCATTGCCTCCACCAGCATCAGCGCCATCCGCAAGGATGTGCTGGCGAAGTGCTATGGCGGTGATATCTCCCGGAAGAAGAAACTATTGAAGAAGCAGGCCAAGGGCAAAAAGCGGATGAAGGCCATGGGCAAGGTGGATGTGCCCCAGGAGGCCTTCATGGCGGTGCTGAAGTTGAACGATGGGGGTTGA
- a CDS encoding type II secretion system protein codes for MLLTQKKEKGFTLTELMASVAITSILISLSLTTISKQTKRAHLAEATTLIATGLKIAGIESQKPGYTPTNDCNVPAIDSKGLNDWIITCDFEGEIFTIKASGKGSNPNIPTTLSTGTWSLNRTNGSITQGVATGL; via the coding sequence ATGCTTTTAACCCAAAAAAAAGAGAAAGGATTCACACTGACCGAGCTGATGGCAAGCGTAGCCATTACAAGCATCCTAATCAGCCTATCACTTACAACAATCTCAAAACAAACAAAAAGAGCTCATCTAGCAGAAGCAACAACACTCATCGCTACCGGCCTAAAAATAGCCGGCATCGAAAGTCAAAAGCCTGGATATACACCAACAAACGACTGCAATGTTCCTGCTATTGACAGCAAAGGCTTAAACGACTGGATTATAACCTGCGACTTTGAGGGAGAAATATTCACAATCAAAGCATCAGGCAAAGGCTCAAATCCCAACATCCCAACAACCCTTTCAACTGGAACCTGGAGCCTCAACCGAACCAATGGATCCATAACTCAAGGCGTAGCCACTGGACTATAA
- a CDS encoding vWA domain-containing protein → MCFRALDTFFEEAGTLWTPAVRNKYSHRALIQSTSKPKLNRDKAINNKKISFMFMSPRIKLLKKTHTTEQNGFAGMTELVVAAGAGTLLILASGVALQSTGSLIKDTEVKTRLRQNTTNGLRLLRAEVERSMHLIINSAEGLDSSKSHIDMGDSRYASIIDECKSLAGSRQFKPIFGVKMIELNQPIVYGMSLGAAKIYDDSKKEGGTSYSIVRCGAPLNPEGKYSETTNVFLNTVIEDIGAIPCRKESELKEGESLATVCEEDGPTKAEILNTTDFTFTAGKTPSRTERQPALRVETDTNYKLVKFIGPTAAGDGQDEDTITHSFINKLGVGDRQVTSQPLYFTAFARADKRLDNFGSEGQGGPLNGAFFQNITSSNVRFVIDGSGSMSACVMWGDGYGSWRTFYDPNQGRYRDTRRICALTRMEALISEMTMILEQLPNNTKVGLTSFSSSGYGNHKEWSESTSGLVRLGDEGKRDSAIQFVNTLDNAKVTRWGGTDPWNAIQSAFDDTETDTLYLMSDGRPNRDRRGGQWSSWDHQDTANYYAGENNNRKHDGEDRALIVNATSLGLESPWLEQLSELTQGYYNQIDKDSLQEGQEEIS, encoded by the coding sequence TTGTGCTTTCGAGCACTGGATACCTTTTTCGAGGAAGCTGGAACCCTTTGGACTCCAGCTGTGAGAAATAAATACTCTCACCGAGCACTCATCCAATCAACAAGCAAGCCTAAGCTTAACCGCGACAAAGCAATCAATAATAAAAAGATCAGCTTTATGTTCATGAGCCCAAGAATCAAGCTGCTTAAAAAAACACACACCACGGAACAGAATGGTTTTGCTGGAATGACCGAGCTGGTGGTTGCGGCGGGGGCGGGAACATTATTGATTTTGGCCTCTGGGGTAGCGCTGCAATCCACAGGCAGTCTGATCAAAGACACTGAAGTGAAGACAAGACTGCGCCAAAATACAACCAATGGGCTTCGACTGCTGCGTGCAGAAGTCGAAAGGAGCATGCACCTCATTATCAATAGCGCAGAAGGACTTGACAGCAGTAAGTCTCACATTGACATGGGTGATAGTCGTTATGCTTCGATCATTGACGAATGCAAGTCATTGGCTGGAAGCAGACAATTTAAGCCAATTTTTGGCGTAAAGATGATTGAATTAAATCAGCCAATTGTCTATGGAATGAGTTTAGGAGCAGCCAAGATTTACGATGATAGCAAGAAAGAAGGAGGCACCAGTTACTCGATCGTGAGGTGCGGTGCACCACTCAATCCAGAAGGTAAATACAGTGAAACAACAAATGTCTTTCTGAATACGGTCATCGAGGATATCGGCGCCATCCCCTGCCGCAAGGAAAGCGAACTCAAGGAAGGCGAAAGTCTGGCAACAGTATGTGAAGAGGATGGCCCGACCAAGGCCGAGATTCTGAACACCACGGATTTCACCTTCACGGCAGGAAAAACACCGAGCCGAACGGAACGTCAACCCGCACTGCGGGTTGAAACCGACACCAACTACAAATTGGTGAAATTCATCGGCCCGACCGCAGCAGGAGACGGGCAGGATGAAGACACCATCACCCATAGCTTCATCAACAAGCTGGGGGTAGGGGACAGGCAGGTCACCTCCCAACCCCTCTATTTCACCGCCTTCGCGCGTGCCGATAAACGTCTCGACAACTTCGGCAGTGAGGGCCAGGGAGGGCCACTCAACGGAGCCTTCTTCCAGAACATCACCAGCAGCAATGTGCGCTTTGTGATCGATGGATCAGGCTCAATGAGTGCCTGCGTGATGTGGGGCGACGGCTACGGCTCCTGGCGCACCTTCTACGATCCGAATCAAGGGCGCTACCGGGACACCCGCCGGATTTGCGCGCTGACCCGCATGGAAGCCCTAATAAGCGAAATGACCATGATTCTTGAGCAACTGCCAAACAACACAAAAGTTGGGCTCACCTCCTTCAGCTCCAGTGGTTACGGAAACCACAAAGAGTGGAGTGAATCGACAAGTGGGCTAGTGCGTTTGGGGGATGAAGGCAAGCGCGACTCTGCCATTCAGTTTGTCAACACTCTCGACAACGCCAAAGTGACCCGGTGGGGAGGGACCGATCCCTGGAATGCAATTCAATCAGCCTTTGACGACACGGAAACCGATACGCTCTATTTAATGTCAGACGGTCGACCCAACCGTGATCGCAGGGGTGGTCAATGGTCAAGCTGGGATCACCAAGACACAGCGAATTACTACGCCGGGGAAAACAACAATCGCAAGCATGACGGTGAAGACCGCGCCCTGATTGTGAATGCAACCTCACTCGGCCTGGAGTCTCCTTGGCTGGAACAACTCTCCGAGCTGACCCAGGGTTACTACAACCAGATTGACAAGGATTCCCTGCAAGAGGGACAAGAGGAGATCAGTTGA
- a CDS encoding sensor histidine kinase KdpD: MRRTVLPSLRGWLQSTALLSVIAGYLLLLVVNAALGDLQRKQQHLKLAASLLQEASSGSLDAGPLLSLGLEARVVDDGDLLVPTLQSGPSGQQWLLSRSSFQLPNSERRLLELRQDVTASLQQQQFSQMLLVAAAGASILFTSLLLRPVLKRGLVLPLNDLDQELQALEADTLGEHLLDPSRQPQELRAIAEAFNNLQQRLAAAWQRERSFVDGVAHELRTPITVISGHSQRLQRQLLSDPAQDSVNSISAEARRMGHLLTSLRELARCDGGRLQLQPDLLDADEQLLLAFEQACAHAGERLLLPLPSAQRLPQFSADATRLQQSLQLLISNALSFSTGSVRLLAEVVADQLVLHVQDSGPGIAEAERALVLQRFQRGSTAAGQRGPGIGLALVDELTRAMNGEVVIAEAPGGGADLQLRFKVAPAAP, translated from the coding sequence TTGCGGCGCACCGTTCTGCCATCACTGCGCGGTTGGCTTCAGTCCACCGCTCTGCTCTCGGTGATCGCCGGCTATTTGCTGCTGCTGGTGGTGAATGCGGCTTTGGGGGACCTGCAGCGCAAACAGCAGCACCTGAAGCTGGCGGCATCCCTGCTGCAGGAGGCTTCCTCCGGTTCCTTGGATGCTGGCCCACTCCTCTCCCTGGGTCTGGAGGCGCGTGTTGTTGATGATGGTGACTTGCTGGTGCCCACGCTCCAATCAGGGCCATCCGGTCAGCAGTGGTTGCTGAGCCGCTCCAGCTTTCAGCTACCCAATAGCGAGCGCCGTCTTCTTGAGCTGCGCCAAGACGTGACGGCCTCCCTGCAGCAGCAGCAGTTCTCACAAATGCTGTTGGTGGCCGCCGCTGGTGCCTCCATCCTGTTCACCTCCCTGCTCCTGCGGCCCGTGTTGAAGCGCGGGCTGGTACTTCCCCTCAATGATCTCGATCAGGAGCTCCAGGCTCTCGAGGCCGACACCCTCGGTGAGCACCTGCTCGATCCCAGCCGTCAGCCCCAGGAACTGCGTGCGATCGCTGAGGCCTTCAACAATCTCCAGCAACGCCTAGCTGCGGCCTGGCAACGGGAGCGCTCGTTTGTGGATGGCGTGGCCCATGAGCTGCGCACGCCGATCACGGTGATCTCCGGCCACAGCCAACGGTTGCAGCGCCAGCTGCTCTCCGATCCGGCCCAGGACTCGGTGAATTCCATCTCCGCGGAAGCTAGGCGGATGGGCCACTTGCTCACCTCCCTGCGTGAACTGGCCCGCTGCGACGGCGGCCGGCTGCAACTGCAGCCGGACCTTCTTGATGCTGATGAACAGCTGCTTCTGGCCTTTGAGCAGGCCTGTGCCCATGCGGGGGAGCGCCTGCTGTTGCCGCTTCCCTCCGCGCAACGGCTGCCCCAGTTTTCTGCTGATGCCACCCGTCTGCAGCAGAGCCTGCAGTTGTTGATCAGCAATGCGCTCAGCTTCAGCACCGGTTCTGTGCGTTTGCTGGCTGAGGTGGTGGCTGATCAGCTGGTGTTGCATGTGCAGGATTCCGGCCCGGGTATTGCCGAAGCCGAGCGGGCGCTGGTGTTGCAGCGCTTTCAGCGCGGATCCACAGCCGCCGGGCAACGGGGGCCCGGCATCGGCCTGGCGCTGGTGGATGAACTCACGCGGGCGATGAACGGCGAGGTGGTAATTGCTGAGGCACCCGGCGGTGGGGCCGATCTGCAGCTGCGCTTCAAGGTTGCGCCAGCCGCGCCATGA
- a CDS encoding 4a-hydroxytetrahydrobiopterin dehydratase — MASLLPQHERDNLNSTLPHWQLEADRLKRDWRFKDFSEAFSFMTRVALLAETMQHHPNWSNVYNRVSIELTTHDLGGLSDLDVQLARSIDALS, encoded by the coding sequence ATGGCCTCCCTGCTGCCGCAGCACGAACGGGACAACCTCAACAGCACCCTGCCTCACTGGCAGCTTGAGGCTGATCGCCTCAAGCGAGACTGGCGATTCAAGGATTTCAGCGAAGCGTTTAGCTTCATGACGCGGGTAGCCCTTCTGGCCGAGACGATGCAGCACCACCCCAACTGGAGCAACGTCTACAACCGGGTGTCGATCGAACTCACCACCCACGACCTGGGCGGGCTGAGTGATCTGGATGTTCAGCTGGCCCGGTCCATCGACGCCCTCAGCTGA
- a CDS encoding Tfp pilus assembly protein FimT/FimU — translation MKTKSAGFSLLELLVGMVIVTIGLSAAIPSYLRNMRQGEVDRYTQQLEAGFFGLRAKLGQQKTSCTLNFDISGLNNFAAPADVVEMKDHPERIECCNSDIEAAGRPSGCAYGPEIGTLLAGDSSGAEKDKIIRDRSLRLLDREGTPESEVVVMSVNLAKYELTPPGTSTMPDDLIFLIRSTNTQEERLRTRCVVLSSTGYLFRGSWNPLDSSCEK, via the coding sequence ATGAAAACCAAATCAGCAGGTTTTTCACTCCTTGAACTCCTTGTGGGGATGGTGATCGTCACCATCGGCCTATCGGCAGCAATTCCGTCCTATCTGCGCAACATGCGACAGGGAGAAGTCGACCGCTACACCCAACAATTGGAAGCCGGATTTTTTGGCCTGCGCGCCAAGCTCGGCCAGCAGAAAACCAGTTGCACATTGAACTTCGACATCAGTGGGCTCAACAATTTCGCCGCACCCGCCGATGTGGTGGAGATGAAAGACCATCCTGAGCGGATCGAATGCTGCAACAGCGATATTGAAGCTGCAGGCCGACCCAGCGGCTGCGCCTATGGGCCTGAGATTGGGACGTTGCTAGCTGGAGATTCCAGCGGAGCGGAAAAAGACAAAATCATCCGCGACCGTTCGCTGCGTCTACTTGATCGTGAAGGGACACCAGAATCAGAGGTCGTGGTCATGAGCGTGAATCTGGCCAAGTATGAGCTCACGCCTCCAGGCACCAGCACCATGCCGGACGACTTGATTTTCCTGATCCGATCTACCAACACCCAGGAAGAAAGACTGCGCACCCGATGCGTTGTGCTTTCGAGCACTGGATACCTTTTTCGAGGAAGCTGGAACCCTTTGGACTCCAGCTGTGAGAAATAA
- a CDS encoding GTP-binding protein, with product MTGTAQQASTVPVTILTGFLGAGKTTLLNHILNNQDGLKTAVLVNEFGEIGIDNDLVVSTGDDIVELSNGCICCSINGELLETVDRILEQSKDLDYLVVETTGLADPLPVAMTFLGSELRDQTRLDSIITLIDAENFGEEILASEVGRSQVIYGDILLLNKTDLVDEARLEAIESTLREVKSDARILRSQKGEVPLPLLLSVGLFESDRVVSAAEVHDHGHSHDHAHDHDHGHSHDHEHDPSHAHQSADHLAIEGFTSLSFRSDGPFGLRKFQNFLDNQLPESVFRAKGILWFNESERRHVFHLAGKRFSIDDSDWTGERKNQLVLIGRDLDHDTLRKQLQACVAKDAGQGFG from the coding sequence ATGACAGGCACAGCTCAGCAGGCCAGCACCGTGCCAGTAACCATCCTCACAGGCTTTCTCGGAGCTGGAAAAACCACGCTGCTCAACCACATTCTCAACAACCAGGACGGCCTCAAGACAGCCGTTCTGGTGAATGAATTCGGAGAGATCGGGATTGATAACGATCTGGTGGTGAGCACCGGCGACGACATCGTGGAGCTCAGCAACGGCTGCATCTGCTGCTCGATTAACGGCGAGCTGCTGGAGACCGTTGATCGCATCCTCGAACAATCCAAAGATCTGGATTATCTGGTGGTGGAAACCACCGGGCTGGCTGATCCCCTCCCCGTTGCCATGACATTCCTTGGCAGCGAACTGCGGGATCAGACGCGCCTGGATTCGATCATCACCCTGATCGACGCGGAAAATTTCGGCGAGGAGATTCTCGCCAGCGAAGTGGGGCGCTCCCAGGTGATTTATGGAGACATCCTTCTCCTCAATAAAACCGACCTGGTCGACGAAGCGCGCCTTGAGGCCATTGAGAGCACGCTCCGGGAGGTGAAGAGCGACGCGCGGATTCTGCGCTCACAGAAGGGGGAGGTTCCCCTACCGCTGCTCCTGAGCGTGGGCCTGTTCGAATCGGATCGCGTTGTGAGCGCTGCTGAGGTTCATGACCACGGGCACAGCCACGATCACGCCCATGACCATGACCACGGGCACAGCCATGACCACGAGCATGACCCCAGCCACGCCCATCAATCGGCAGATCACCTCGCGATCGAAGGCTTCACTTCCCTGTCCTTCCGCAGTGACGGCCCCTTTGGTTTGCGCAAGTTCCAGAATTTTCTCGACAACCAGCTTCCGGAAAGCGTGTTTCGGGCCAAGGGCATTCTCTGGTTCAACGAAAGTGAGCGGCGGCATGTCTTCCACCTGGCTGGCAAGCGCTTTTCCATCGACGACAGCGACTGGACTGGGGAGCGAAAGAATCAACTGGTGCTCATCGGTCGCGATCTCGACCACGACACCCTGCGCAAACAACTCCAGGCCTGCGTCGCCAAGGACGCTGGTCAGGGCTTCGGCTAA